A region of Flavobacterium album DNA encodes the following proteins:
- a CDS encoding CoA transferase subunit A → MINKKVQNVEEALRDINDGVTIMLGGFGLSGIPENSIAELVKKGTTNLTCISNNAGVDDFGLGLLLQKKQIKKMISSYVGENAEFERQMLSGELDVELTPQGTLAEKCRAAQAGIPAFFTPAGYGTEVAEGKEAREFNGKMHIMEEAYKADFAIVKAWKGDEAGNLIFKGTARNFNGCMAGAAKITIAEVEELVPVGELDPNFIHIPGIFVQRIFQGEKYEKRIEQRTVRQRS, encoded by the coding sequence ATGATTAATAAAAAAGTACAAAACGTTGAAGAAGCGTTGCGTGATATAAACGACGGCGTGACCATTATGCTGGGCGGTTTCGGCCTTTCCGGTATTCCCGAGAACAGTATTGCCGAGCTTGTAAAAAAAGGGACGACTAACCTTACCTGCATTTCGAACAATGCAGGCGTGGATGATTTTGGCCTGGGCCTGCTGCTCCAAAAGAAACAGATAAAAAAAATGATATCGTCCTACGTGGGTGAGAATGCCGAATTTGAAAGGCAAATGCTTAGCGGCGAGCTGGATGTGGAGCTCACGCCACAGGGCACGCTGGCAGAAAAATGCCGTGCCGCACAGGCGGGTATCCCTGCATTCTTTACGCCTGCGGGCTATGGTACCGAAGTAGCTGAAGGCAAGGAAGCACGCGAATTTAATGGGAAAATGCACATTATGGAAGAAGCCTACAAAGCTGACTTTGCTATAGTAAAAGCATGGAAAGGCGATGAGGCGGGCAACCTTATCTTTAAAGGTACGGCGCGCAACTTTAATGGATGTATGGCAGGCGCGGCAAAAATTACCATTGCTGAGGTAGAGGAACTGGTTCCGGTTGGAGAACTGGACCCGAACTTCATCCACATCCCGGGTATTTTTGTGCAGAGAATATTCCAGGGTGAAAAGTATGAGAAAAGAATTGAGCAACGTACTGTAAGGCAAAGAAGTTAA